The Candidatus Tanganyikabacteria bacterium genome has a window encoding:
- a CDS encoding thioesterase family protein: MVVGPEDTAVARGSGALPTLATPSLVALAEQAAINAVASVLPLGMTTVGTDIHLRHLTATPVGHNIKAEAVVTQVAGRKVQFKIQAFDEREKIAEGTHERFIIEAERFMARLADKKPKGQ; this comes from the coding sequence ATGGTCGTCGGCCCGGAGGACACGGCGGTGGCCCGCGGATCGGGCGCGTTGCCCACGCTGGCGACGCCCTCGCTGGTTGCCCTGGCCGAGCAGGCGGCGATCAACGCCGTGGCGTCCGTGCTGCCGCTGGGCATGACCACGGTCGGCACCGACATCCACCTGCGCCACCTGACCGCCACGCCGGTCGGCCACAACATCAAGGCCGAGGCCGTGGTGACGCAGGTCGCCGGCCGCAAGGTGCAGTTCAAGATTCAGGCCTTCGACGAGCGCGAAAAGATCGCCGAGGGCACGCACGAGCGCTTCATAATCGAGGCCGAGCGCTTCATGGCCCGCCTCGCCGACAAGAAGCCGAAAGGGCAGTAA
- the folD gene encoding bifunctional methylenetetrahydrofolate dehydrogenase/methenyltetrahydrofolate cyclohydrolase FolD: MTGARLLDGKALAAEVRATLKDEIAAATAGGRRPPGLAVVLVGNDPASAVYVRNKRKACQEVGILAADHDLPEDTSQADLLALIERLNDDPAIDGILVQLPLPGHVDSARVLNLIRPDKDADGFHPVNAGKLFLGETDGMAPCTPLGIMALIDKAGVDLKGKRAVVVGRSNIVGKPMAMMLLARHATVTVCHSRTVDLPGVVREGDVVVAAVGRGEMVRGDWIKPGAVVIDVGMNRNAEGKLVGDVAFAEASQHAAAITPVPGGVGPMTIAMLLRNTFEAYRRHTGA, from the coding sequence ATGACAGGCGCCAGGCTACTCGATGGAAAGGCGCTCGCCGCCGAAGTGCGCGCGACGCTCAAGGACGAGATCGCCGCAGCCACGGCGGGCGGCCGGAGGCCTCCCGGCCTGGCGGTCGTCCTGGTCGGAAACGATCCGGCCTCGGCCGTGTACGTGCGAAACAAGCGCAAGGCCTGCCAGGAGGTGGGCATCCTCGCCGCCGACCACGACCTGCCCGAGGACACCTCCCAGGCCGATCTGCTGGCGCTGATCGAGCGCCTCAACGACGATCCCGCCATCGACGGCATCCTGGTGCAGTTGCCGCTTCCCGGGCACGTCGACAGCGCCAGGGTGCTCAACCTGATCAGGCCCGACAAGGATGCCGACGGCTTCCACCCGGTCAACGCCGGCAAACTGTTCCTGGGCGAGACCGATGGCATGGCGCCCTGCACGCCCCTGGGGATCATGGCGCTGATCGACAAGGCCGGCGTGGATCTCAAGGGCAAGCGCGCCGTGGTCGTCGGCCGCAGCAACATCGTCGGCAAGCCGATGGCCATGATGCTCCTGGCCCGCCACGCGACCGTCACCGTCTGCCACTCGCGCACCGTGGACCTGCCGGGCGTCGTCCGGGAGGGCGACGTGGTCGTGGCGGCCGTCGGGCGCGGCGAGATGGTGCGCGGTGACTGGATCAAGCCGGGCGCCGTGGTCATCGACGTCGGCATGAACCGCAACGCCGAGGGCAAACTGGTGGGCGACGTGGCCTTCGCCGAAGCCTCTCAGCACGCGGCGGCGATCACACCGGTGCCGGGCGGCGTCGGGCCGATGACCATCGCGATGCTGCTGCGCAACACCTTCGAAGCCTACCGGCGCCACACCGGGGCGTAA